A single window of Sulfurihydrogenibium subterraneum DSM 15120 DNA harbors:
- a CDS encoding NuoI/complex I 23 kDa subunit family protein → MGVKKVGAKPQTLVEKIFFLDFIKGLKTTIKHLWKKVITVDFPYEVVTPPPRFRGVHGLRTVDGTENPEFDSWVKRLKIKPPEPGETRCIACKFCQAACPVPELFDIQSEKLDVPEDHPHYGLKVMTVFNMDLSKCTFCGLCTQACPTDCIIMTDIYDLSSYTRRNWVLDKDMLTQIANEFASRRRDEKFDQHSQWREDQKLWPEYDKTREKLWDFNMPKLGPNYHDQTA, encoded by the coding sequence ATGGGTGTAAAAAAAGTAGGTGCAAAACCTCAAACATTAGTTGAAAAAATATTTTTCCTTGACTTTATAAAAGGATTAAAAACCACTATAAAACATCTGTGGAAGAAAGTTATAACTGTTGACTTTCCTTATGAAGTAGTTACTCCTCCACCAAGGTTTAGAGGTGTGCATGGACTTAGGACGGTAGATGGGACTGAAAATCCAGAGTTTGATTCTTGGGTAAAAAGACTTAAAATAAAGCCACCAGAACCTGGAGAAACAAGGTGTATAGCTTGTAAGTTCTGCCAAGCAGCCTGCCCAGTTCCAGAGCTTTTTGATATTCAATCAGAAAAGTTAGACGTGCCAGAAGACCATCCACACTATGGATTAAAAGTTATGACAGTATTTAATATGGATTTATCTAAATGTACATTCTGTGGTCTTTGTACTCAAGCTTGCCCTACGGACTGCATAATAATGACAGATATATACGATCTTTCTTCTTACACAAGAAGAAATTGGGTTTTAGATAAAGATATGCTTACACAAATAGCAAACGAATTTGCATCAAGAAGGAGAGACGAAAAGTTTGACCAACATTCCCAGTGGAGAGAAGACCAAAAACTCTGGCCTGAGTATGATAAAACAAGAGAAAAACTCTGGGACTTTAATATGCCTAAATTAGGTCCTAACTACCACGACCAGACTGCTTAA
- a CDS encoding NADH-quinone oxidoreductase subunit D, protein MSWISVEKAKRLEERFGYPKVSQDKSGVVSVEVPKDKFIEFLKFLKEDKEYDFRMFLDLTIIDHGEKEDPRFQGVVILFSPTYQYRIIVKTWALDETLPTLTNLWKGAKWAEREAWDMFGIKFEGHENLVRMLLWETYPYHPLRKDFPLEGIKDTYLPSLNETLRGDSLEGLFNYDRMHTAIPTMEDLEITQKKRMPVKTSQIVLNWGPLHPGTHGTIWFLFDLDGEYVKQCDIIIGQLHRGVEKLGENVNWQQFIPYTDRMDYIAAINENHAYVLAAEKLLGIEIPEKAKWIRTMMAELSRINSHLLWLGTYALDLGALTMFLYTFREREKIMDIIEGISGARFTINYFRIGGVFADLPYGALDAIEHIIKDLPERINDYETLLTRNRIWLSRNKDVCIITEEDVYDYGLTGAVARGSGVPYDIRKIDKYDAYGEVEFDIPVGETGDSYDRYLVRMEEMRQSIRIIQQCVAKLRKMSKNDPYFFQTPDEKKLKVTIDGRGMKLPAGEVYASSDNPRGELGFYIYNKKDGLKAHRMRIRSGAFYNLQVFTKAIIGRPIADAITLLSTIDPVVGETDR, encoded by the coding sequence ATGTCTTGGATAAGTGTTGAGAAGGCAAAAAGGTTAGAAGAAAGATTTGGATATCCGAAAGTATCACAAGATAAAAGTGGGGTTGTATCTGTTGAAGTTCCAAAAGATAAATTTATAGAATTTTTAAAGTTCTTAAAAGAAGATAAAGAATACGATTTTAGAATGTTTTTAGACCTTACAATAATAGACCACGGTGAAAAGGAAGACCCAAGATTCCAAGGAGTAGTTATACTGTTTTCTCCTACTTACCAGTACAGAATAATAGTAAAAACGTGGGCATTAGACGAAACGCTCCCTACACTTACCAATCTCTGGAAAGGTGCAAAGTGGGCTGAAAGAGAAGCTTGGGATATGTTTGGTATAAAGTTTGAAGGACACGAAAATTTAGTTAGAATGCTCCTTTGGGAAACATACCCATACCATCCTTTAAGGAAAGACTTTCCTCTCGAAGGAATAAAAGATACATATCTTCCTTCTTTAAACGAAACACTTAGAGGAGACTCATTAGAAGGTTTATTTAACTACGACAGAATGCATACCGCCATTCCAACAATGGAAGACCTTGAAATAACTCAAAAGAAAAGAATGCCTGTTAAAACCTCTCAGATAGTGTTAAACTGGGGACCATTACACCCAGGAACACACGGAACAATATGGTTTTTATTTGACCTTGATGGAGAGTATGTAAAACAGTGTGATATTATCATAGGACAGCTCCACAGAGGAGTAGAAAAATTAGGAGAAAATGTTAACTGGCAACAGTTTATACCATATACTGACAGAATGGACTACATTGCTGCGATAAACGAAAATCACGCATACGTTTTAGCAGCAGAGAAGCTCCTTGGTATTGAAATTCCAGAAAAAGCAAAGTGGATTAGAACTATGATGGCTGAGCTATCAAGGATTAACAGCCACCTTCTATGGCTTGGAACTTATGCCTTAGATCTTGGTGCTCTAACAATGTTCTTATATACATTTAGAGAAAGAGAAAAAATTATGGACATTATTGAAGGTATATCTGGAGCAAGATTTACTATAAACTACTTTAGAATAGGCGGTGTCTTTGCAGACCTACCTTACGGTGCGTTAGATGCTATAGAGCATATTATAAAAGATCTTCCAGAGAGAATAAACGATTACGAAACACTTTTAACAAGAAACAGAATATGGCTTTCAAGGAATAAAGACGTTTGTATCATTACAGAAGAAGATGTTTACGATTATGGCTTAACAGGAGCTGTTGCAAGAGGTTCAGGAGTCCCTTACGATATTAGAAAAATAGATAAATACGATGCTTATGGAGAAGTAGAGTTTGATATTCCTGTTGGAGAAACTGGAGACTCTTATGACAGATACCTTGTAAGAATGGAAGAGATGAGACAAAGTATAAGGATAATCCAGCAGTGTGTAGCAAAATTAAGAAAAATGTCTAAAAACGACCCTTACTTCTTCCAAACTCCAGATGAGAAAAAATTAAAAGTAACTATAGACGGTAGAGGTATGAAGCTTCCAGCAGGTGAAGTGTACGCGTCTTCAGACAACCCAAGAGGAGAGCTTGGATTTTACATTTACAACAAAAAAGACGGTTTAAAAGCCCACAGAATGAGAATACGTTCTGGAGCATTCTACAACCTACAAGTCTTTACAAAAGCTATTATAGGAAGACCTATAGCTGACGCAATTACTTTACTTTCAACCATAGACCCAGTAGTTGGAGAGACTGATAGATAA
- the leuB gene encoding 3-isopropylmalate dehydrogenase, which produces MKKHFKIAVLPGDGIGPEIIDSALKVLDVISKKYGITFEYKHGLVGGAAIDETGDPLPPETLKICKESDAVLFGAVGGEKWDNLPTDKRPEKGLLRIRKELELFANIRPAKAYTPLLSSSPLKEEVIKGVDLVVLRELTGDVYFGEPRGREIRNGERVGYNTMIYYEHEIKRIAKVAFEMARNRRKKVTSVDKANVLEVSGLWREVVNEVHADYADVELEHMYVDNCAMQLIRRPKDFDVIVTGNIFGDIISDEAGALTGSLGMLPSASIGERYAFYEPIHGSAPDIAGKGIANPIATILSAAMMLEITCKLPEAARDIERSVEKVLEDGYRTADIWSPGTKKVNTAEMTEEIIKRL; this is translated from the coding sequence ATGAAAAAGCATTTTAAAATCGCGGTTTTACCTGGAGATGGAATAGGTCCAGAAATTATTGATTCAGCTTTAAAAGTGTTAGACGTAATATCAAAAAAATACGGTATTACATTTGAGTACAAACACGGACTTGTAGGTGGAGCTGCTATAGATGAGACTGGAGACCCGCTTCCACCAGAAACTTTAAAGATATGTAAAGAAAGTGATGCTGTTTTATTTGGAGCTGTAGGTGGAGAAAAGTGGGACAACTTACCTACAGACAAAAGACCAGAAAAAGGATTACTCAGAATAAGAAAAGAGTTAGAACTTTTTGCAAACATAAGACCTGCAAAGGCTTATACACCACTACTTAGCTCTTCACCACTTAAAGAAGAGGTTATAAAAGGCGTTGACTTAGTAGTTTTAAGAGAATTAACAGGAGACGTGTACTTTGGGGAACCAAGAGGTAGAGAAATAAGAAACGGTGAAAGAGTTGGATACAACACTATGATTTACTATGAACACGAGATAAAAAGAATAGCGAAGGTTGCATTTGAAATGGCAAGAAACAGAAGAAAGAAAGTCACAAGCGTAGATAAGGCAAACGTGTTAGAAGTTAGCGGTCTTTGGAGAGAGGTTGTAAACGAAGTCCACGCAGATTATGCAGATGTTGAGCTTGAACATATGTACGTTGATAACTGTGCAATGCAACTTATAAGAAGACCAAAAGATTTTGACGTTATCGTTACAGGTAACATATTTGGAGATATAATATCAGATGAAGCAGGAGCGTTAACAGGAAGCCTTGGAATGCTACCATCTGCAAGCATTGGAGAAAGATATGCTTTTTATGAACCAATACACGGCTCTGCACCTGATATAGCAGGAAAAGGTATAGCAAACCCCATAGCAACTATTTTATCAGCTGCTATGATGCTTGAAATAACCTGTAAACTTCCAGAAGCTGCAAGGGATATTGAAAGATCTGTAGAAAAAGTATTAGAAGATGGCTATAGAACAGCAGATATATGGTCTCCTGGAACTAAAAAAGTAAATACTGCAGAAATGACAGAAGAGATAATCAAGAGATTGTAA
- the nadC gene encoding carboxylating nicotinate-nucleotide diphosphorylase, which yields MLDSIFVRKKILEFLEEDIGYRDLTTDSLDIDKNVEGVFVAKQSGVIAGTVFVKEVFNTFGDANFQSFKKEGDYVEIGEIIGLVYGNCKSILKGERLALNILQRLSGIATLTNLFVKELEGTKTKLLDTRKTTPGFRAFEKYAVKVGGGENHRFALYDMVMLKDNHITLVGSIKEAVRQVKNKISPMVKVEVEVANFDQLYEALETEADIIMLDNMSPEEVKEAVKIIDGKKLVEVSGNITLENIRQYALSNPDFISTGSVIHSAKWLDISLKLNTGGV from the coding sequence ATGTTAGATAGTATATTTGTAAGAAAAAAGATTTTAGAATTTTTAGAGGAAGATATAGGATACAGAGACTTAACAACAGACAGTCTTGATATAGATAAAAATGTTGAAGGTGTCTTTGTTGCAAAGCAGTCAGGAGTGATCGCAGGAACTGTTTTTGTAAAAGAAGTTTTTAATACATTTGGTGATGCAAACTTTCAAAGTTTCAAAAAGGAAGGAGATTACGTAGAAATAGGAGAGATTATAGGATTAGTCTATGGAAACTGTAAAAGCATTCTAAAAGGAGAAAGATTAGCTTTAAACATTCTTCAAAGACTATCAGGAATTGCTACTTTAACGAATCTTTTTGTAAAAGAGCTTGAAGGGACTAAAACAAAACTTCTTGATACGAGAAAAACAACGCCCGGATTTAGAGCTTTTGAAAAGTATGCTGTAAAAGTGGGAGGTGGAGAAAACCACAGGTTTGCCCTTTACGATATGGTGATGTTAAAAGATAATCACATTACTTTAGTAGGAAGTATAAAAGAAGCTGTAAGACAGGTTAAAAATAAAATATCACCAATGGTAAAGGTTGAAGTAGAAGTGGCAAATTTTGACCAGCTCTATGAGGCTCTGGAAACGGAAGCTGATATTATAATGCTTGATAATATGAGCCCTGAAGAAGTTAAAGAAGCTGTAAAGATAATTGATGGAAAAAAGTTAGTGGAAGTGTCAGGAAACATAACCCTTGAAAATATAAGACAGTATGCTTTATCTAATCCAGACTTTATATCAACAGGGTCTGTTATCCACTCTGCAAAATGGCTTGATATAAGTTTAAAATTAAATACTGGAGGAGTTTAA
- the hemJ gene encoding protoporphyrinogen oxidase HemJ: MYIWLKVIHIIFMVSWMAVLFYLPRLFVYHAENRDNQGFVQVVKVMEKKLFYVIGIPAFVLTVVSGLGMIALNPSLLTTGGWLHAKIVLVILLTAFFFHNEYVRRKFLKDQCTKSGKFFRMYNEIPTIILILIVILVIVKPF; the protein is encoded by the coding sequence GTGTATATTTGGCTAAAGGTTATTCACATTATATTTATGGTGTCTTGGATGGCTGTTTTGTTCTATCTCCCAAGACTTTTTGTCTATCATGCCGAAAATAGAGACAATCAAGGGTTTGTTCAGGTTGTGAAAGTAATGGAGAAAAAGCTTTTTTATGTTATCGGCATTCCAGCTTTTGTTTTAACGGTTGTTTCTGGTCTTGGAATGATAGCTTTAAACCCTTCTTTACTTACAACTGGTGGCTGGCTTCACGCAAAAATAGTTTTGGTAATTCTTCTTACTGCCTTCTTTTTCCATAACGAGTATGTTAGAAGAAAATTTTTAAAAGACCAATGCACCAAGTCAGGGAAGTTTTTCAGAATGTACAACGAAATTCCTACAATCATACTTATTTTAATCGTTATTCTTGTGATAGTAAAACCTTTTTAG
- a CDS encoding response regulator transcription factor yields the protein MRVLLVEDDLILGESLKEYLEENEIEVVWINDGRDLDQALQLNEYDVIVLDLILKFEKGENLLHYLRNKGIKTPVLIITAKNKIEDKEVCFNLGADDYLTKPFNPKELLLRIKALSKRVHVSDRYKIKNLEIDLENQIIIKDGKEVKLSKTAWNLLTLLLKRKGQIVSTETILNYVWADKAVGDEVVRQYIKELRKVLPPESIETHKGIGYRLKDEV from the coding sequence ATGAGAGTTTTACTTGTTGAAGATGACTTAATATTGGGAGAAAGTTTAAAAGAGTACTTGGAAGAAAATGAGATAGAAGTAGTCTGGATAAACGACGGTAGGGATTTAGACCAAGCTTTGCAGTTAAACGAGTATGACGTTATTGTATTAGATTTAATTTTAAAATTTGAAAAAGGAGAAAACTTACTACACTATTTAAGAAATAAAGGAATCAAAACGCCAGTTCTTATAATAACTGCAAAAAATAAAATAGAAGACAAAGAAGTTTGCTTTAATTTAGGAGCTGACGATTACTTAACAAAACCATTTAATCCAAAAGAGCTCCTGCTTAGAATAAAAGCGTTAAGTAAAAGAGTCCATGTATCAGATAGATACAAGATAAAAAATCTAGAGATAGATTTAGAAAATCAGATAATTATAAAAGATGGCAAAGAAGTAAAGCTTTCAAAAACCGCTTGGAATCTTCTTACACTGCTGTTAAAAAGGAAAGGTCAGATAGTATCTACAGAAACTATACTTAACTACGTTTGGGCTGACAAGGCGGTTGGAGATGAAGTTGTAAGGCAGTATATAAAGGAGCTGAGAAAAGTACTCCCTCCAGAATCAATCGAAACACATAAAGGTATAGGCTACAGATTAAAAGATGAAGTTTGA
- a CDS encoding sensor histidine kinase produces MKFELKIFLAIMLIFIVSLSIINFVNLYIINQLISDYLSLQSKVYPDFYEKIKMEDILQKKEKYATVIFLWEAFLVMGTSFVIYLVMDRYIKKEQRYKSFLQLMILAVSHKFGNSLASILTNLEMLKSKVSSKQLDRIEKVVLDLSKDVKILSDTFKKLEFEDRTYQNIDIKKVVLESLKSFEIGEKKVIIDLKPIKKYANKTDVDLIIYNILENAFKYSDTYIHIKTVKKYLVVRNDTKDKVEGGTGIGLLIIENLCKLNQIKFCKRVRKKTFTIFLDFS; encoded by the coding sequence ATGAAGTTTGAACTAAAGATTTTTTTAGCTATAATGCTTATTTTTATAGTAAGTCTTTCAATTATAAATTTTGTAAACCTGTACATTATAAACCAACTTATTTCAGATTACTTAAGCTTACAATCAAAAGTTTATCCTGATTTTTATGAAAAGATAAAAATGGAAGACATTCTTCAAAAAAAAGAAAAATACGCTACTGTTATTTTTTTATGGGAAGCTTTTTTAGTAATGGGAACTTCTTTTGTTATTTATCTAGTAATGGATAGATACATAAAAAAAGAACAAAGATATAAATCTTTTTTACAACTGATGATTTTAGCTGTATCTCATAAGTTTGGAAACAGTTTAGCAAGTATTTTAACGAATTTAGAAATGTTAAAAAGTAAAGTAAGTTCAAAACAGCTTGACAGAATTGAAAAGGTAGTTTTAGACCTGTCTAAAGATGTAAAAATCTTATCAGATACATTTAAAAAGTTAGAGTTTGAAGACAGGACTTATCAGAATATTGATATAAAAAAAGTAGTGTTAGAATCTTTAAAAAGTTTTGAAATAGGAGAAAAGAAGGTAATAATTGATTTAAAACCAATTAAAAAGTACGCAAACAAAACGGATGTAGATTTAATAATTTACAACATTTTAGAGAATGCCTTTAAGTACTCAGATACTTACATACACATAAAAACAGTAAAAAAATATTTGGTTGTTAGAAATGACACGAAAGACAAAGTAGAAGGAGGAACAGGAATAGGGCTTTTAATAATAGAAAACCTATGTAAGCTTAACCAGATAAAGTTTTGTAAAAGAGTTAGAAAAAAAACTTTTACTATTTTTCTTGATTTTTCCTGA
- the rpoZ gene encoding DNA-directed RNA polymerase subunit omega, with product MNQRPLIEQALKKVKSRYELVHAASKLAIELYETGAETYVTEEGIPLKKTVIAIDKIASGEAKIIRKNQEK from the coding sequence TTGAATCAAAGACCTTTAATTGAGCAAGCTTTAAAAAAAGTTAAAAGCAGATACGAACTTGTTCACGCTGCATCTAAGTTAGCAATAGAGTTATATGAAACAGGAGCTGAAACCTACGTAACAGAAGAAGGCATACCTTTAAAAAAGACAGTGATTGCTATTGATAAGATAGCTTCTGGGGAAGCAAAAATAATCAGGAAAAATCAAGAAAAATAG
- the gmk gene encoding guanylate kinase, translating to MKGNLYIVSSPAGGGKTTIINLLLEELPFLRRVVTYTSRQKRKNEIDGVDYVFVKKEEFERLIKENAFLEYALVHGNYYGTPKKDVFQLLEKGYDVVLVIDVQGMKQMKQVYPEVITIFILPPSLEELVNRMKLRGESDQEIEKRLNTAKKEIPFWKEYDYVVVNDNLIQAKDQIKCIITAERCKVSRFDLDNIKDESLRALMI from the coding sequence ATGAAAGGAAATTTATATATAGTATCATCACCAGCAGGAGGAGGTAAGACTACCATAATAAACCTTCTGCTGGAGGAGTTGCCGTTTTTAAGAAGGGTTGTAACCTACACATCAAGGCAGAAGAGAAAAAATGAGATAGATGGGGTAGACTACGTATTTGTCAAAAAGGAAGAATTTGAAAGACTAATTAAAGAAAATGCTTTTTTAGAGTACGCTTTAGTCCATGGAAATTATTACGGCACACCTAAAAAAGATGTTTTCCAGCTTCTTGAAAAAGGTTATGACGTTGTTTTAGTTATAGATGTTCAAGGAATGAAGCAAATGAAACAGGTATATCCTGAAGTTATAACAATCTTTATACTCCCACCTTCTTTAGAAGAGTTAGTCAATAGAATGAAATTAAGGGGAGAATCAGACCAAGAGATAGAAAAACGCCTAAATACAGCTAAAAAGGAAATACCATTTTGGAAAGAGTATGATTATGTAGTTGTAAACGATAATCTTATTCAAGCAAAAGACCAGATAAAATGTATTATAACCGCAGAAAGATGTAAAGTAAGCAGATTTGATTTAGATAACATCAAAGACGAAAGTTTAAGAGCTTTAATGATTTGA
- a CDS encoding NADH-quinone oxidoreductase subunit N: MTIVQQLVAGLGVPNFQVLIPEIIVLTTAIIVFILELFVKSRTLLTLISAVGLSLGALSILTISEGAITLYGLYIVDSFSLAFKFFLIIFTILAIINLQPYVEAKKTYYGEYYYLIIFSLLGSMIMVSSPNLVSFYIGLELMSVSTYILVGLWRRDYKSKEGAFKYLIMGGAGTAIISYAIALIYGKTGSFDFARVFNQIQDNADLATTAGLGLLIVGLALKASAVPFHFWTPDAYESAPTPITAFMASVSKIATYAVILRIMVEAFPLVNSVWSYGWAVLAAVSMVVGNFVALKQRNVKRMLAYSSIAHTGYILAALASPNGMGFTALIFYSLVYLFMALGGFILLSAFEKNGNWTNDLDDFKGLAKKHPIMALYMLIYMFSMLGIPPTVGFMGKFGVFMALISSNVWWLAVVLVITSIVSAGYYLRVVSYMYMYEPVKEGKFNLNPVEKFTVGFLAIMVLVIGIYPTVFWEISNILTSILVMNIGVR; the protein is encoded by the coding sequence ATGACGATAGTTCAACAGCTTGTAGCTGGATTAGGTGTTCCAAACTTCCAAGTATTAATTCCTGAAATTATAGTTTTAACAACTGCTATAATCGTATTTATTTTAGAATTATTCGTTAAAAGTAGAACTCTATTAACTTTAATCTCTGCTGTAGGACTCTCACTTGGAGCTCTTTCTATCTTAACTATAAGTGAAGGAGCTATAACACTCTATGGCTTATACATAGTAGATAGCTTTTCACTGGCTTTTAAGTTTTTCTTGATAATATTCACTATATTAGCTATCATAAATCTTCAACCCTATGTTGAAGCTAAAAAAACATACTATGGTGAATATTACTATCTTATTATCTTTTCTTTACTTGGTTCTATGATTATGGTATCTTCTCCAAACCTTGTAAGCTTTTACATAGGTTTAGAGCTTATGTCTGTATCAACTTACATTTTAGTTGGCTTGTGGAGAAGAGATTACAAATCAAAAGAAGGTGCGTTTAAATACCTTATAATGGGTGGTGCTGGAACAGCTATAATAAGCTACGCAATAGCTCTTATATACGGAAAAACAGGTAGTTTTGATTTTGCAAGAGTATTTAATCAAATTCAGGATAATGCAGATTTAGCTACTACAGCAGGACTTGGACTGCTTATAGTAGGACTTGCTTTAAAGGCTTCTGCAGTACCTTTCCATTTTTGGACACCTGATGCTTACGAATCAGCTCCTACTCCAATAACCGCATTTATGGCGAGTGTTTCAAAAATAGCAACTTACGCAGTTATTTTAAGAATAATGGTTGAAGCGTTTCCTCTTGTTAACTCTGTATGGTCTTACGGATGGGCAGTACTGGCTGCAGTTTCTATGGTCGTAGGAAACTTCGTTGCATTAAAACAAAGAAATGTTAAAAGAATGCTTGCTTACTCTTCTATCGCCCATACAGGATACATTTTAGCAGCTTTAGCATCACCTAATGGAATGGGATTTACAGCTCTAATCTTCTACTCTCTCGTTTATCTCTTTATGGCTTTAGGTGGGTTTATATTATTATCAGCATTTGAGAAAAACGGCAACTGGACAAACGATTTAGATGACTTTAAAGGTTTAGCTAAGAAACATCCTATAATGGCTCTTTATATGCTTATATACATGTTCTCAATGCTGGGAATACCACCGACAGTTGGATTTATGGGTAAGTTTGGTGTATTTATGGCTCTTATATCAAGTAATGTTTGGTGGCTTGCGGTTGTTCTTGTAATTACAAGTATAGTATCAGCTGGATATTACTTAAGGGTCGTTTCTTATATGTATATGTATGAACCTGTTAAAGAAGGTAAGTTTAACTTAAATCCTGTTGAGAAATTTACTGTTGGATTTTTAGCTATAATGGTTTTAGTTATCGGTATATATCCAACTGTATTTTGGGAAATATCTAACATACTGACATCTATTCTTGTTATGAATATAGGAGTAAGATGA